One window of the Mobula birostris isolate sMobBir1 chromosome 19, sMobBir1.hap1, whole genome shotgun sequence genome contains the following:
- the LOC140212493 gene encoding C-C chemokine receptor type 7-like yields MTQLPAFKITVITDDNFEFDLLDPSLFEKPCDTSSVINFGRLFMPILYAIIFATGLLGNLLVIVTLVLYVKPKTMVDIYLMNLAIADLIFLCTLPFWAVDAYTEWIFGTFMCKIMNGLYTINFYSCMLTLACISVNRYNFIVQSTKMYKSRTKIIYSKLACTGLWVFAIILTLPEFILSEAYTGIPDKIICTMVYPPNSDIIKVGVHVTQLVVGFLIPFVTMIICYTIIAKTLLHAKGFQKNKSLKIIVAVVIVFMICELPFNIVLLMRTLEIMNEKSMSCELRVNVDYAIIITEGIAYVHCCLNPILYVFLGVKFRNNFMKILKDMGCISQNQLAKYLKTECETSQQKSGISETTSLHPL; encoded by the exons ATGACTCAG TTACCCGCTTTCAAGATTACAGTCATCACTGATGATAATTTCGAATTTGACTTGCTAGACCCTTCACTATTTGAAAAGCCCTGTGATACATCAAGTGTCATAAACTTTGGCAGGCTTTTCATGCCTATTTTATATGCAATAATATTTGCCACAGGGCTTCTGGGCAATTTATTGGTCATTGTGACATTAGTCCTTTACGTGAAGCCAAAGACCATGGTAGATATCTACTTGATGAACCTGGCCATCGCTGATCTGATCTTCCTTTGCACCCTGCCATTTTGGGCAGTTGATGCATATACTGAATGGATCTTTGGAACTTTTATGTGCAAAATTATGAATGGTCTGTATACTATCAACTTCTACAGTTGTATGTTAACACTTGCCTGTATAAGTGTCAACAGATACAATTTCATTGTTCAGTCAACAAAAATGTATAAAAGTAGAACTAAAATAATTTACAGTAAGTTAGCTTGCACAGGGCTTTGGGTGTTTGCAATCATCTTAACCCTTCCAGAATTTATATTAAGCGAAGCATATACTGGTATACCTGACAAAATTATCTGTACAATGGTGTACCCTCCTAATTCAGACATTATCAAAGTAGGAGTCCATGTAACCCAGCTAGTGGTGGGATTTCTGATACCCTTTGTAACAATGATCATTTGCTACACAATCATTGCAAAAACTCTGCTCCATGCTAAGGGCTTTCAGAAGAATAAATCATTAAAGATTATAGTTGCAGTTGTAATTGTATTTATGATTTGTGAATTGCCATTTAACATTGTACTCTTGATGCGAACTTTAGAGATCATGAATGAAAAAAGCATGAGTTGTGAACTTCGTGTAAATGTAGACTATGCAATTATCATAACAGAAGGAATTGCCTATGTACATTGCTGCCTTAATCCtattttatatgtatttcttGGAGTAAAGTTTAGAAACAATTTCATGAAGATTTTAAAAGATATGGGATGTATTAGTCAAAACCAACTGGCTAAATATCTGAAAACCGAGTGTGAGACATCACAGCAAAAATCAGGTATATCAGAAACAACTAGTTTGCACCCTTTATAA